From one Brevundimonas sp. PAMC22021 genomic stretch:
- a CDS encoding TonB-dependent receptor domain-containing protein, protein MRQHLLATTVLAGILAAGSAVAQTAPASPEQQPPLATAPTGDPEITQEQQLDEIVVTGSRIRRDPTNAPTPLIQVGREALLNTGQTTVIDYLATLPALSNSVVPSDTTGTGLGDGGLSLPNLRSLGSNRTLTLVDGRRHVGSSGGSLAVDVDTIPRLLIENIEIITGGAASVYGADAVSGVLNFVLRKDFEGLEIDANLGMINQDGQLNKRISGLAGKNFLDGRLNVYVHGEYEEVDEVTSNDIDWIDDAYFLGVVDSDRTAVPYDGQVDRLLYKNVLRMDIPRWGQTTLGNVQQPTDLTSPNVAYEDCFSGGAGWSYSPNCYGVTPGKTFWYDGATARPANFGQRIGNVGINRPYNIGGDGENIADFSTGSRVPRSESARFQAGSTFQLTDNIELYGEAKYITEDTFDRGQPTFYDIDLVESYGAGSVNPIYSTNNFDLRWSDNAFLPQNVKDAIRTNTVTPFTTPTLTSPGQPLAPVAAQFARHSLFGPDRYQDNTRELQRYVFGARGDWDQIAFVRDLSWDLGYTYGKVEVENREHGTDTQRFALAADAVVDTAGIVNGQAGQIVCRVQLLDAQGADLDDYQRGGDLRDSEYGRNSIDQCAPLNVFGKGNQSAEAIEYILADIGVTEQNEQQQVLGSISGNLWDFWGAGSIGVAIGGEYRREETSATGRDRDTAGRLLFLNTGPDFLEASYESKEVFAELSIPLFRDSMLGEYAELSGSYRYADYSTVGAQDVYGVNLIYRPIPDIAFKTSFNTSIRVPDLGENFSPFSQTFLNDFTDPCTTQAIIAVNDADQKANRIQNCSALAAQQGLDFDFAGATPETTDDFRPTYTSGVSGVLGGNPALQPEESDSFTFSTVLKPRFIPNFSLVLDYYEIKIDNVISAISAATAAANCVNGPSLNDAACATIFRNNPDIPFGIGAPQGDPVGGFIQGSINYAKLETRGLDFTANYRFDFDEMLGRNWGRLDYSIAGLYLIEQQEFFNAEDPSDFDELVSTPFYPKVRFTSSLTYTPNEIWSVNWTADWQTSQDIIESRDFINNADQRYYYQTRTGNFARHDLTVRWNVREDLSVRAGVVNVFDAEQKDYLGTTLYSNFDPYGRRFFVGLNFRPF, encoded by the coding sequence ATGCGTCAGCATCTACTCGCGACCACCGTGCTCGCCGGCATTCTCGCCGCCGGCTCGGCCGTCGCCCAAACCGCGCCTGCTTCCCCCGAGCAGCAACCGCCTCTCGCCACCGCCCCGACCGGCGATCCTGAGATCACCCAGGAACAACAGCTGGACGAAATCGTCGTCACCGGCTCGCGCATCCGCCGCGACCCGACCAATGCCCCCACCCCGCTGATCCAGGTCGGTCGCGAGGCGCTGCTGAACACCGGCCAGACCACCGTCATCGACTATCTGGCGACCCTGCCGGCCCTGTCGAACTCGGTTGTGCCCTCCGACACCACCGGCACGGGACTCGGCGACGGCGGCCTGTCGCTGCCGAACCTGCGCTCGCTGGGTTCCAACCGCACCCTGACCCTGGTCGATGGCCGCCGCCATGTCGGCTCGTCGGGCGGCTCGCTGGCGGTCGACGTCGACACCATCCCCCGCCTGCTGATCGAGAACATCGAGATCATCACCGGCGGCGCGGCTTCGGTCTACGGCGCCGACGCCGTGTCGGGCGTGCTGAACTTCGTGCTGCGCAAGGATTTCGAGGGCCTCGAGATCGACGCCAATCTTGGCATGATCAATCAGGACGGCCAGCTCAACAAGCGCATATCGGGACTGGCCGGCAAGAACTTCCTGGACGGTCGCCTGAACGTCTATGTGCACGGCGAGTACGAGGAAGTGGATGAAGTCACCTCCAACGACATCGACTGGATCGACGACGCTTACTTCCTGGGGGTTGTAGATTCTGACCGCACCGCCGTCCCTTACGACGGCCAAGTCGATCGCCTGCTCTACAAGAACGTCCTTAGAATGGACATTCCGCGTTGGGGTCAGACCACCCTCGGCAATGTGCAGCAGCCGACAGACCTGACCAGTCCGAACGTCGCGTACGAAGACTGCTTCTCGGGCGGCGCCGGTTGGAGCTATTCGCCCAACTGCTACGGCGTCACCCCCGGCAAGACCTTCTGGTACGACGGCGCCACGGCGCGGCCGGCCAACTTCGGTCAGCGGATCGGCAACGTCGGCATCAATCGCCCCTACAACATTGGCGGCGACGGCGAGAACATCGCCGACTTCAGCACCGGCTCGCGCGTGCCGCGCTCAGAATCGGCGCGGTTCCAGGCCGGCTCGACGTTCCAGTTGACCGACAACATCGAGCTGTACGGCGAGGCCAAATACATCACCGAGGACACCTTCGACCGCGGCCAACCGACCTTCTACGACATCGATCTGGTCGAATCGTACGGCGCGGGTTCGGTCAATCCAATCTACAGCACCAACAACTTCGATCTGCGTTGGTCGGACAACGCCTTCCTGCCGCAGAACGTCAAGGACGCCATCCGCACCAACACGGTGACGCCCTTCACCACGCCGACCCTGACCTCGCCCGGCCAGCCGCTGGCGCCGGTCGCGGCGCAGTTCGCCCGTCACTCGCTGTTCGGGCCTGACCGCTATCAGGACAACACCCGCGAACTGCAGCGCTATGTCTTCGGCGCGCGCGGCGACTGGGATCAGATCGCCTTTGTCCGCGACCTATCGTGGGACCTGGGCTACACCTATGGCAAGGTCGAGGTCGAAAACCGGGAACACGGCACCGACACCCAACGCTTCGCCTTGGCGGCGGACGCGGTGGTGGACACCGCCGGCATCGTCAACGGCCAAGCGGGTCAGATCGTCTGCCGCGTGCAGTTGCTCGACGCCCAAGGCGCTGATTTGGACGACTATCAGCGGGGCGGCGACCTTCGCGACAGCGAATATGGTCGCAACTCCATTGACCAATGCGCGCCGCTGAATGTGTTCGGCAAGGGCAACCAGAGCGCCGAGGCCATCGAATACATCCTGGCCGACATCGGCGTCACCGAGCAGAACGAGCAGCAACAGGTGCTTGGCTCAATCTCGGGCAACCTGTGGGACTTCTGGGGCGCCGGTTCGATCGGCGTGGCGATTGGCGGCGAATACCGCCGCGAGGAAACCTCGGCTACCGGACGTGATCGCGACACCGCGGGCCGCCTGCTGTTCCTGAACACGGGTCCCGACTTCCTGGAAGCGTCCTACGAGAGCAAGGAAGTCTTCGCCGAACTGTCGATCCCGCTGTTCCGCGACTCCATGCTGGGTGAATACGCCGAGCTGAGCGGCTCCTATCGCTACGCCGACTATTCCACCGTGGGCGCTCAGGACGTCTATGGCGTCAACCTGATCTATCGTCCGATCCCGGACATCGCCTTCAAGACCAGCTTCAACACCTCGATCCGGGTGCCTGACCTGGGCGAGAACTTCTCGCCGTTCAGCCAGACGTTCCTGAACGACTTCACCGACCCCTGCACCACGCAGGCCATCATCGCCGTCAACGACGCGGACCAGAAGGCGAACCGGATCCAGAACTGCTCGGCCCTGGCGGCGCAGCAAGGCCTGGACTTCGACTTCGCCGGCGCCACGCCGGAGACGACCGACGACTTCCGCCCGACCTACACCTCGGGCGTGTCGGGCGTGCTGGGCGGCAACCCCGCCCTGCAGCCGGAAGAATCGGACAGCTTCACCTTCTCGACGGTGCTGAAGCCGCGCTTCATCCCGAACTTCTCGCTGGTCCTCGACTACTACGAGATCAAGATCGACAATGTCATCTCGGCCATCTCGGCGGCGACGGCGGCGGCGAACTGCGTCAACGGGCCGTCGCTGAACGACGCGGCGTGCGCCACCATCTTCCGCAACAACCCGGACATTCCGTTCGGCATCGGCGCGCCGCAAGGCGATCCGGTCGGCGGCTTCATCCAGGGCTCGATCAACTACGCCAAGCTGGAAACGCGCGGTCTCGACTTCACGGCCAATTATCGCTTCGACTTCGATGAGATGCTGGGTCGCAATTGGGGTCGCCTCGACTATTCGATCGCCGGCCTGTACCTGATCGAGCAACAGGAGTTCTTCAACGCCGAAGACCCGTCGGATTTCGATGAACTGGTCAGCACGCCCTTCTATCCCAAGGTGCGCTTCACCTCCTCGCTGACCTACACGCCCAACGAGATCTGGAGCGTCAACTGGACGGCGGACTGGCAGACGTCTCAGGACATCATCGAGTCTCGCGACTTCATCAACAATGCCGACCAGCGGTATTACTATCAGACGCGCACGGGCAACTTCGCCCGTCACGACCTGACGGTGCGCTGGAACGTGCGTGAGGACCTGTCGGTGCGCGCGGGCGTGGTCAACGTCTTTGACGCCGAGCAGAAGGACTATCTGGGCACGACCCTGTATTCCAACTTCGACCCCTACGGCCGCCGCTTCTTTGTCGGCCTGAACTTCCGCCCGTTCTAG